A genomic window from Cloacibacillus evryensis DSM 19522 includes:
- a CDS encoding IS5 family transposase, with the protein MKPKTTEEPQDRLFQDRLENMINMDHELVKLGDKINWKTFESTLGEVYIANKGRPGLPTRLMAGLHYLKGLRDLSDEATVMEFLENPYWQYF; encoded by the coding sequence ATGAAGCCAAAGACTACAGAAGAACCTCAGGATAGATTATTTCAAGACAGGCTCGAAAACATGATCAATATGGACCATGAACTCGTAAAACTGGGCGATAAAATAAACTGGAAGACCTTCGAGAGTACACTAGGCGAGGTCTACATTGCGAACAAAGGCCGCCCCGGGCTTCCGACAAGGCTTATGGCTGGCCTTCACTATCTCAAAGGCCTTCGCGATCTTTCAGACGAAGCGACAGTTATGGAATTCCTAGAAAATCCATATTGGCAGTATTTTTGA
- a CDS encoding FumA C-terminus/TtdB family hydratase beta subunit produces the protein MNEIKHIKLPLSDEDAQALRAGDIVRLSGSILVGRDAAHKRMAEAIREGGEPPFPIENEIIYYAGPAPTPPGAVIGPVGPTTSGRMDPYTPLLLSRGLRGMIGKGKRTPEVLAAIREHKAVYFGATGGTAVLLADSVKHAERVAYEDLGPEAVLRLTVEEMPLVVLADCRGGDLYVSGPEEARKSFL, from the coding sequence ATGAATGAGATCAAGCATATAAAACTGCCGCTCAGCGACGAGGATGCCCAGGCCCTTCGCGCCGGGGATATCGTAAGGCTTTCCGGGAGCATTCTGGTGGGGCGCGACGCCGCTCACAAGCGGATGGCCGAGGCGATCCGCGAGGGAGGGGAACCTCCTTTCCCGATCGAGAACGAAATCATTTACTACGCCGGTCCCGCCCCGACGCCGCCCGGCGCTGTCATCGGCCCAGTCGGCCCGACGACGAGCGGGCGCATGGACCCTTATACGCCGCTTCTTCTCTCCAGGGGACTGCGCGGCATGATCGGCAAGGGCAAGCGCACGCCGGAGGTCCTGGCGGCGATCAGGGAACACAAGGCCGTGTATTTCGGGGCGACGGGAGGCACCGCCGTGCTGCTTGCCGACTCGGTCAAGCACGCGGAGCGTGTGGCCTACGAGGACCTCGGGCCGGAGGCGGTGCTTCGGCTTACGGTGGAGGAGATGCCGCTGGTCGTCCTAGCGGACTGCCGCGGCGGCGATCTTTACGTAAGCGGTCCCGAAGAGGCGCGCAAGAGTTTTTTGTGA
- a CDS encoding IS5 family transposase: protein MNILSSITEIKDFLSHLCGMEYFMTELPLDSSSMTRWRKRTGHKGFEAMLKESLETAMRMKCLKPRELSCVIVDTTVQENDITFPTDLKLYAKGIELLVREAKRAGMKLKRTYARTVPALQRASWQFSRSRKYKKAAACTRKVKTILGRLIREITDKQQNEQTETPLSRLLAMARRAFEQQRTDKNKLYSYFEPETACIAKGKAAKKYEFGSKVSITSTHKSNFVVGAQTYGGCPNDVTTLKSALTQASEITGIFPKDAYCDKGYRGKAKHKEIPCAIHIPGTKEAVTVSLKKNLKRRNAIEPIIGHLKRDYGMDRNYLKGRIGDEINALMASCAYNMKKILNRLRIFVQIYLKAENPTFLGFNIGFLSWCLKF from the coding sequence ATGAACATACTAAGTTCGATTACGGAAATCAAAGATTTCCTATCTCACTTATGCGGAATGGAATACTTTATGACAGAGCTGCCATTGGACTCCAGCTCAATGACACGGTGGCGCAAGAGGACCGGCCACAAAGGCTTTGAGGCAATGCTCAAAGAGAGTCTTGAAACGGCGATGCGCATGAAATGCCTTAAGCCAAGAGAGCTTAGCTGTGTCATCGTAGACACGACGGTACAGGAAAACGACATAACGTTTCCTACGGACCTCAAGCTCTACGCCAAGGGCATAGAATTACTGGTACGCGAGGCGAAACGAGCTGGAATGAAACTCAAACGGACCTACGCCAGGACGGTGCCTGCCCTTCAGCGCGCGAGCTGGCAGTTTTCAAGGAGCCGCAAATACAAGAAAGCCGCCGCCTGCACGAGAAAAGTAAAGACGATACTAGGCCGTCTGATACGGGAGATCACAGACAAGCAACAGAACGAGCAGACAGAAACCCCACTCAGCCGGCTGTTGGCAATGGCCCGCCGTGCATTTGAACAGCAACGCACAGATAAAAACAAGCTCTACAGCTACTTTGAACCTGAGACAGCCTGCATCGCCAAAGGCAAAGCAGCCAAGAAATACGAATTTGGCAGCAAAGTTTCGATAACTTCAACACACAAAAGCAATTTTGTCGTAGGCGCCCAGACATACGGAGGCTGTCCAAACGACGTAACGACGCTCAAAAGCGCCCTGACTCAAGCATCGGAGATAACAGGGATATTCCCGAAAGACGCCTACTGCGATAAAGGCTACAGAGGCAAAGCAAAGCACAAAGAGATACCCTGCGCCATCCACATTCCGGGAACGAAAGAAGCAGTGACGGTATCGCTCAAGAAAAACCTGAAGCGAAGAAACGCCATCGAACCGATAATAGGGCATTTGAAGCGAGATTATGGGATGGACAGGAATTACCTGAAAGGCCGTATCGGAGATGAAATCAACGCTCTGATGGCAAGCTGTGCTTATAACATGAAAAAGATCCTAAACCGTCTTAGGATTTTTGTTCAAATTTATCTAAAGGCAGAAAACCCGACGTTTTTGGGGTTCAACATCGGGTTTTTGAGTTGGTGCTTGAAATTTTAG
- a CDS encoding TRAP transporter permease, translated as MEEKKHNKSLLEDISMDEAQVSSLVEKYDAESRYRRLTGAQGIFISLWLAAMALFHLYTAGIATMPITIQRAVHLTFAIVAVFILFPASRKSSKMKTPWYDWLLAAAAGGVTGYIVFFFNDIARRGAEPIDYEIYLGIAAILLVLEAGRRVVGNVLPCMSVIFLLYCYFGNYAPGIFQIRGYSLSRIIQHMYLTPEGIFGLALGVSATFVIVFIIFGAYLSQSGGAKFFNELALALAGSKPGGPAKVAVVASGLLGTINGSSVANVATTGTFTIPLMKKVGYPPYYAGAVEACASTGGQLMPPIMGAGAFIMSEFLNIPYLSIAAAAIIPALIYYTAIFTNVHIRARKQKLQGIPKSELPSVGEVMRNDGHLLVPVIVVIVTLLLKYTPLRAGFIGVVSVIIVSSLKKNTRMTLRDNFNALVEGARGGLGVALACALVGFIVGTSSLTSLGLTISNNIIEISGGNLMLTLVMAMVACLVLGMGLPTTANYIVCSTIIAPALIGMKVLPLSAHLFVFYFGIMADLTPPVCLAAFTGAGIAGASPAKTGMTATRIALASYLLPYCFVYNPMLLLHNVEVVELVVLVISAVLGVVALAGSFEGWFYRDLKNYERVVFGVIALLSIHHDFWISIAAIVGIALMIVYFKKSSHDGQLPEKFEEVSA; from the coding sequence ATGGAAGAAAAGAAACATAACAAGTCTTTATTGGAAGACATAAGCATGGACGAGGCACAGGTAAGCAGCCTCGTAGAAAAATATGACGCGGAGAGCCGTTATCGCAGGCTCACCGGCGCGCAGGGGATATTCATCTCCCTCTGGCTCGCCGCGATGGCGCTTTTCCACCTATATACAGCCGGTATCGCGACGATGCCCATCACTATCCAGCGCGCGGTGCACCTTACGTTCGCGATAGTCGCGGTGTTCATTCTATTCCCCGCGTCAAGAAAATCATCAAAAATGAAGACGCCATGGTACGACTGGCTGCTGGCCGCTGCCGCGGGCGGCGTGACAGGCTACATCGTCTTCTTTTTCAACGATATCGCGCGCCGCGGAGCGGAGCCGATCGATTACGAAATATACCTCGGCATCGCCGCCATACTGCTGGTCCTCGAGGCGGGACGCCGCGTAGTGGGAAACGTACTGCCCTGCATGAGCGTGATTTTCCTGCTCTATTGCTATTTTGGCAATTACGCGCCCGGGATATTCCAAATACGCGGATATTCGCTGAGCCGCATAATACAGCATATGTATCTGACTCCCGAGGGCATCTTCGGACTCGCGCTCGGAGTCTCTGCGACCTTCGTCATCGTGTTCATCATATTTGGCGCCTATCTCTCGCAGAGCGGCGGCGCGAAGTTTTTCAACGAGCTTGCGCTTGCCCTTGCCGGAAGTAAGCCCGGCGGCCCTGCGAAGGTGGCGGTCGTAGCCTCCGGGCTGCTCGGCACGATCAACGGCTCTTCCGTCGCCAACGTCGCGACTACGGGCACCTTCACCATCCCGCTCATGAAAAAGGTCGGGTATCCCCCCTATTACGCCGGCGCGGTCGAGGCCTGCGCCTCCACCGGCGGCCAGTTGATGCCGCCGATCATGGGCGCCGGAGCCTTCATCATGAGCGAGTTCCTCAACATCCCCTACCTTTCGATCGCCGCCGCCGCGATCATTCCGGCTCTCATCTACTACACGGCGATATTCACGAATGTCCACATCCGGGCCCGCAAGCAAAAGCTGCAGGGCATTCCTAAGAGCGAACTGCCGTCCGTGGGAGAGGTAATGAGGAACGACGGTCATCTGCTGGTTCCCGTGATCGTCGTCATCGTCACGCTGTTGTTGAAGTACACCCCTCTGCGCGCCGGGTTTATCGGCGTCGTGTCGGTCATTATCGTGAGCTCGCTGAAAAAGAATACGAGGATGACGCTTAGAGATAACTTCAACGCGCTTGTGGAGGGCGCGCGCGGAGGGCTCGGCGTGGCGCTGGCCTGCGCGCTCGTGGGGTTCATTGTCGGCACCTCGTCGCTGACCTCGCTTGGCCTTACGATCTCCAACAACATAATCGAGATATCGGGCGGGAACTTGATGCTGACGCTGGTGATGGCGATGGTGGCCTGCCTCGTCCTCGGAATGGGGCTGCCGACTACGGCGAACTACATCGTCTGCAGTACGATCATCGCCCCGGCGCTGATCGGCATGAAGGTGCTGCCGCTCTCCGCGCATCTCTTCGTCTTCTACTTCGGCATCATGGCCGACCTCACGCCGCCGGTATGTCTCGCCGCGTTTACTGGCGCGGGCATTGCGGGAGCGAGCCCGGCCAAAACAGGGATGACGGCGACGCGGATCGCGCTGGCCTCTTATCTGCTGCCCTACTGCTTCGTCTACAACCCCATGCTGCTGCTGCATAATGTTGAGGTCGTTGAGCTTGTCGTCCTTGTAATTTCCGCGGTTCTTGGCGTGGTCGCTTTGGCGGGTTCCTTCGAGGGATGGTTCTACAGGGATCTCAAAAATTATGAAAGGGTGGTTTTTGGCGTTATCGCGCTGCTGTCTATCCACCATGATTTCTGGATCAGCATCGCCGCGATCGTTGGGATCGCGCTGATGATAGTCTACTTCAAAAAGAGCTCTCACGACGGTCAGCTGCCGGAGAAATTTGAAGAAGTTTCAGCGTAA
- a CDS encoding fumarate hydratase yields MSKIYRIMAEEVAEKVCELALTANMYLPEDVKRALAEARSAEKMPLARSTYDEIIKNAELAAEKYMPICQDCGMAVLFAELGQDLHVEGGGLEEAINEGVRRAYRKGYLRKSVVSDPLVDRRNSGDNTPAVIHWRVVPGRSLDITITPKGMGSENMSRIFMLKPADGADGVIKSVVETVEQAGSNPCPPVVIGVGIGGNFETAPLAAKEALLVPYGERHPVSAYAQMEERILREVNRLGIGPAGIGGTVTALDAHIVTRPTHIAGMPVAVNLCCHALRHARGRIDGRAENE; encoded by the coding sequence ATGTCGAAGATATACAGGATAATGGCGGAGGAGGTCGCGGAAAAGGTCTGCGAGCTCGCGCTTACCGCCAACATGTATCTGCCAGAGGATGTGAAGCGGGCGCTGGCGGAGGCGCGGTCGGCGGAGAAAATGCCGCTCGCCCGTTCCACCTATGACGAGATCATCAAAAACGCGGAGCTCGCCGCCGAGAAGTATATGCCGATCTGCCAGGATTGCGGGATGGCGGTTTTGTTCGCCGAACTCGGACAGGATCTGCATGTCGAGGGGGGCGGCCTCGAAGAGGCGATAAACGAAGGGGTGCGCAGGGCTTACCGCAAGGGATATCTGCGTAAATCCGTCGTCTCGGACCCGCTCGTAGACCGCAGGAACAGCGGGGACAATACGCCCGCGGTCATCCATTGGCGCGTCGTTCCCGGACGTTCTCTCGATATCACGATAACACCCAAAGGAATGGGCAGCGAGAATATGAGCCGGATATTCATGCTGAAGCCCGCCGACGGCGCGGACGGCGTGATAAAGTCTGTCGTGGAGACTGTCGAACAGGCCGGGTCTAATCCCTGTCCTCCGGTGGTTATCGGCGTTGGGATCGGCGGCAATTTCGAGACCGCGCCGCTCGCCGCGAAAGAGGCGCTGCTCGTGCCCTACGGCGAACGGCATCCGGTCTCCGCTTACGCGCAGATGGAGGAGCGGATACTGCGCGAGGTCAACCGGCTGGGGATCGGCCCCGCCGGGATCGGCGGCACGGTGACGGCGCTCGACGCGCATATCGTCACGCGCCCGACGCATATCGCGGGGATGCCGGTCGCGGTCAACCTTTGCTGCCACGCGCTGCGCCACGCGCGCGGAAGGATAGATGGGAGGGCTGAAAATGAATGA
- a CDS encoding MFS transporter yields MKEENILLTPLFMRLFIPFGVGYFLSVFLGSANATMAPILITEFALSPADLGFMGSVYLIFFGLAQFPLGVFLDRYGARVTLAPMLLFAVAGALLFAAAEGFAALVLSRALIGIGLAGSLMAAFKAYASWLTADKLPLVYSVQSLMGGIGGMFATRPVAIAFDIFGWRHVFVMLAVISLCSASLVWFVVPKDTVRRDERRGSFWKLLGKMFCFFADRRFWLVAPLVTAAQSVMFAYLYLWVGPWMLDVAGMDIGEAGMYMMLAFGGAALGYFGNGILAGWFKRKGWLSWEQLYLLSGVTLTAVLAAIMFMNGRGAAPLWGAVMFLSTMTMISFPIMRTMYAEDEVGRVLSLLNFTIFLFSFIVQWFIGVVLDLYPVSGGRFSPAGYRSSLAVVVIFNLASCIWYYYGMKKESSR; encoded by the coding sequence TTGAAAGAGGAAAACATATTGCTTACGCCGCTCTTTATGCGGCTTTTTATTCCCTTTGGCGTGGGGTATTTTTTATCTGTCTTTCTTGGCAGCGCCAACGCGACGATGGCGCCGATCCTGATAACGGAATTTGCGCTTTCTCCCGCCGACCTTGGCTTTATGGGCTCGGTCTATCTGATTTTTTTCGGTTTGGCGCAGTTTCCGCTCGGGGTCTTTCTCGATCGGTACGGCGCTCGTGTTACGCTTGCGCCGATGCTGCTCTTTGCCGTTGCCGGCGCGCTGCTCTTCGCCGCGGCGGAGGGCTTCGCGGCGCTCGTCCTTTCCCGCGCTCTGATCGGCATCGGCCTTGCCGGGAGTCTGATGGCGGCGTTCAAGGCCTATGCCTCATGGCTGACGGCGGATAAGCTTCCGCTTGTCTACAGCGTTCAATCGCTGATGGGCGGGATCGGAGGAATGTTCGCCACGCGCCCGGTCGCGATCGCCTTTGATATTTTCGGCTGGCGGCATGTATTCGTCATGCTTGCGGTTATCAGCCTTTGCAGCGCCTCGCTGGTCTGGTTCGTCGTCCCGAAGGACACGGTCCGCCGCGATGAGAGGCGCGGCTCTTTCTGGAAGCTCCTCGGCAAGATGTTTTGTTTTTTCGCCGACCGGCGTTTTTGGCTCGTCGCGCCGCTGGTGACGGCCGCGCAGAGCGTGATGTTTGCCTACCTCTATCTCTGGGTCGGCCCGTGGATGCTTGACGTCGCGGGGATGGACATCGGCGAGGCGGGAATGTATATGATGCTGGCCTTTGGCGGCGCCGCTCTCGGTTATTTTGGCAACGGCATCCTTGCCGGCTGGTTCAAGAGAAAGGGCTGGCTGAGCTGGGAACAGCTTTACCTATTGTCCGGCGTGACGCTGACCGCCGTGCTCGCGGCGATAATGTTTATGAACGGCAGAGGCGCGGCTCCGCTGTGGGGTGCGGTGATGTTTCTTTCTACGATGACTATGATCTCTTTTCCGATAATGCGCACGATGTACGCGGAAGACGAGGTCGGGCGCGTGCTTTCCCTGCTCAATTTCACCATTTTTCTCTTCTCTTTTATCGTTCAGTGGTTCATAGGCGTGGTTCTCGATTTGTATCCCGTGAGCGGCGGGCGTTTTTCTCCGGCCGGCTATCGGTCGAGCCTTGCCGTCGTCGTCATCTTTAATCTGGCGTCGTGTATCTGGTATTATTATGGAATGAAGAAAGAAAGCAGCCGGTAA
- a CDS encoding AAA family ATPase — translation MRIESLTVRNYKVFKSIAIRNIPNMAVFLGQNGVGKTTFFDIFGFLHDCLNSNVRAALAKRGGFSEVISRDQRGDIYFEIKFRPSEKDYIKNDRKP, via the coding sequence ATGAGGATAGAATCGCTGACCGTTAGAAATTATAAAGTGTTCAAGAGCATCGCCATAAGAAATATACCAAACATGGCCGTTTTCCTTGGACAAAACGGCGTCGGTAAAACAACGTTCTTTGATATTTTTGGTTTTCTCCATGACTGCCTGAACAGCAATGTCAGGGCGGCGCTTGCAAAACGCGGAGGCTTCAGCGAAGTAATCTCAAGAGATCAGAGAGGCGACATCTACTTTGAAATCAAATTTCGCCCTTCTGAGAAAGACTATATAAAAAACGACAGAAAACCTTGA
- a CDS encoding TAXI family TRAP transporter solute-binding subunit, whose product MKNFIRLALVTALIASFAASASAATFINIGTGSTGGTYYPVGAAMAKVWNSSISGMKANAQSTGGTAQNLALLGKGEAEVIFADGLYFFAYGGKGAFEGKAMKNLRGLVPLYAEPIHFLVAKGSNIKSIKDLKGKRVSVGAVGSGTEVTVRTLLKANGIDPDKDIKAENLGLSDTASAFADKNIDAGLTVGALGIAGVVEIATLGTAELRDFEPEAIKKLCAELPYYLPFDIPANTYKGQTKPVKAMASWNVLITNDKLDAETAYQMTKALYEKKQDILNVSTRLASMSPENLKYIQVPIHPGALKYYKEIGAVK is encoded by the coding sequence ATGAAGAATTTCATCAGACTCGCATTGGTAACGGCTCTTATCGCGTCATTTGCCGCCTCGGCGTCGGCGGCGACATTCATCAACATCGGCACCGGTTCCACCGGCGGCACCTATTATCCCGTCGGCGCGGCGATGGCTAAGGTCTGGAACTCAAGCATTTCCGGGATGAAGGCGAACGCCCAGTCCACCGGCGGCACGGCTCAGAATCTCGCGCTGCTCGGGAAGGGCGAGGCTGAGGTTATTTTCGCCGACGGCCTTTATTTCTTCGCATATGGGGGCAAAGGGGCCTTCGAGGGCAAGGCGATGAAGAATCTGCGCGGCCTTGTTCCTCTCTACGCGGAACCGATACATTTCCTTGTCGCCAAGGGCAGCAATATAAAGAGCATCAAGGACCTCAAGGGGAAGCGCGTCTCCGTGGGAGCCGTTGGCAGCGGTACGGAGGTAACTGTCCGCACGCTCCTCAAGGCGAACGGCATCGACCCCGACAAGGACATCAAGGCTGAGAATCTCGGACTTTCCGACACGGCTTCGGCCTTCGCCGATAAAAACATCGACGCCGGACTTACCGTCGGCGCGCTCGGCATCGCCGGCGTGGTGGAGATCGCGACGCTTGGAACCGCCGAACTTCGCGACTTTGAGCCGGAGGCCATAAAAAAACTCTGCGCGGAGCTTCCCTATTACCTGCCTTTTGATATTCCAGCCAACACCTATAAGGGACAGACAAAACCGGTAAAAGCGATGGCAAGCTGGAACGTTCTTATCACGAATGACAAGCTCGACGCGGAGACCGCCTACCAGATGACGAAGGCCCTCTATGAAAAGAAGCAGGATATTCTTAACGTGTCGACGAGGCTCGCCTCGATGTCGCCCGAAAACCTGAAGTATATCCAGGTCCCGATCCATCCCGGCGCTCTCAAATACTATAAGGAGATCGGCGCGGTAAAATAA
- a CDS encoding IS1634 family transposase, which yields MPYYVCARFISFSQIGVVRVIRKDSRVYKNGVVKTQIRVVEGYRPGPGLPPKQRTVKNFGYLEDHEDREAFLAMVAEFDAKCRDEPVLRLEVPSTLKMYSPSNRERNYGYKFIEAIYNSLDVDGFIEHYVASSGYRGEVPLAAVFKFLVLTRVLAPDSKRGNCQMKDEFYGMCCDFSLQDVYRALGLFADMSLDFQRWLSEGVERIVGRDMSYAFYDVTNYYFEIDFPDDGDGYRMRGVSKEHRVDPIVQMGLFLDEHGLPACMSLFPGNTSDCLTLHPVIDEVRKTYELKRLVVVADKGLNSSKNIDMICNNGDGYVVSQVLRGKNGSRYHEALFSLR from the coding sequence GTGCCATACTATGTCTGTGCACGTTTTATTAGCTTTTCGCAAATTGGGGTGGTTCGCGTGATTCGAAAGGACAGCAGGGTTTATAAAAACGGAGTGGTCAAGACTCAGATACGGGTGGTTGAAGGATACCGACCTGGCCCGGGACTTCCTCCTAAGCAGCGGACTGTTAAGAATTTCGGCTATTTGGAAGACCATGAGGATAGAGAGGCTTTCCTCGCTATGGTTGCAGAGTTTGACGCAAAATGCAGGGATGAGCCTGTCCTGCGGCTTGAGGTGCCTTCTACTCTTAAGATGTATTCTCCTTCCAACCGTGAGAGAAATTATGGGTATAAGTTTATTGAAGCAATCTATAATAGTCTTGATGTGGACGGTTTTATTGAGCACTATGTCGCATCCTCCGGATATAGAGGAGAGGTGCCTTTGGCTGCCGTTTTCAAGTTCCTTGTGCTGACGCGTGTTTTAGCTCCGGATTCAAAGCGCGGCAACTGTCAGATGAAGGATGAGTTTTATGGGATGTGCTGCGATTTTTCTTTGCAGGATGTTTATCGTGCTCTTGGTCTGTTTGCGGATATGTCGTTGGATTTTCAGCGGTGGCTGAGCGAGGGGGTTGAGCGTATTGTAGGGCGTGATATGTCTTATGCCTTTTACGATGTGACCAATTACTATTTTGAGATAGATTTTCCTGATGATGGAGACGGTTACCGCATGCGCGGTGTTTCTAAGGAACATCGGGTGGATCCGATCGTTCAGATGGGGCTTTTTCTGGATGAGCACGGGCTTCCAGCCTGTATGTCTCTTTTCCCAGGCAATACGAGCGACTGTTTGACGCTTCATCCTGTAATAGATGAGGTGCGTAAGACGTATGAATTGAAGAGGCTTGTGGTTGTAGCGGACAAAGGACTGAACTCGTCAAAAAACATAGATATGATCTGTAATAACGGAGACGGCTATGTCGTATCACAGGTACTGCGTGGCAAGAATGGAAGCCGGTATCATGAGGCGTTATTCAGTCTCCGCTAA